CATAAGCGCGGATCTGACGCAATTCATTTACAAACACGAGGGACAAATTCTTTACCACGACCAGTACGTCGATCCGGAGACCCGGCATTACTACACATGCCTGGAGTGGGACCTCTCACACTTCACGATCTCCGATGACGAAATGACGGACCACCTGCGAACGTTCATCGGCAACGAACCCGACAGCGAATGGTCTCTGCACTATTCGGATCAGATCTTGAGGATGGCGATTTTTGTTTCGAAAGATCCCGCCTGCTTGTATGACGTGCTTGCCCACAGCCATTCCGGTGAATGGAAAGTCGAGGTGCCTCTGGTCGTCAGCAACCATCCCGACCTGGAAGCGGCGGCGGCGCGATTCGGAGTCGAATTCCGCGCCTTCTCCCTTACCAGGCAGAACAAGGCTGCGGTCGAAGAAGAACAAATTGCCCTTCTTCGAAAACACCGGATCGATTTCGTCGTGCTCGCGCGCTACATGCAGATTTTGACCGGCCGTTTGATACAGGCGTATCCCAACCGCATCATCAACATCCACCATGCATTTCTTCCCGCTTTCCCGGGCGCGCGGCCTTACCACGCCGCGCGTCAACGCGGCGTCAAGATGATCGGAGCGACGAGCCACTATGTGAGCGAAGAACTGGACACCGGCCCGATCATCGAACAGAGCGTGATGCGGGTCAGTCACCGCAACTCCGTTCAGGACCTCATCCGGCTTGGCCGCAATATCGAGAAAACCGTGCTTTCTCAGGCTATCTGGAGCCATATTCGCAGAAAGATCATTGTTCACGACGGCCGCACGATCGTCTTCGATTAGAGCTACTGCTTCCTATAGGCGCGGTCGGTGACCACGCCTGCAGTTCTCAGTCTGGCAGGACGATCCTGAACGTCGATCCGCTCCCGAGCCGGCTGGAAACCGATACGGTGCCTCCCTGGCTTTCAACGGCGTGTTTAACTATGGCAAGACCGAGGCCGGTTCCTCCAGCAGAACGGACGCGCGATTTCTCGACGCGATAAAAACGCTCGAAGACACGCGGCAAATCTCCCCGTGGAATTCCCGCACCCGTGTCTGAAACCGCAAGCTCGAATCCTTTAGACGTAGGGCCACCGGTAATCCGAATGGAACCTTTATCCCGGTTGTAGTGAATGGCGTTGTCCAACAGATTGGAAACGGCTCTTGTCAAACGCGCTCCATCCACGCAAATTTCGGCCGGCTCACACTCGACCTCGACCTGAATATGCTTCTCCTGAAGCTGCTGGCTCCTCAGCCGAACCAGTTCGTCGATTATTTGACGGATATGGACACTCTCCCTTTCGACGGGCGGCTCGCTTTCGAGTTTCGCGAGAACCAGAAGATCGTCAACGAGAGCTTGAAGCAGAGCAGAATTTCGCTCGATGGCCGACAAAAATTCCTGCGACATTCCCGAATTGGAAGCTGGCTCGCTGAGTAATGTTTCCGCAAAACCACGAATGGCGGTCAGCGGCGTCTTGAACTCGTGTGAAACGTTCGCCACGAATTCCTTGCGCATTTTCTCCGACCGCCGGATTTCAGTCAGGTCGTGAACAGCCATCACGGCCAGTTCGGTGCTGCCGGCCGCCGTTCGAACCGGCGCGGCCCTGGCAAGAAGAACGCGCCCGGAACCTGTTACCACCTCTATCGCCGGCCCCGCCTCGCCTTTCAATGTGGCTCGAATCATCATTTCCACGCCGGGATTCCGCAGGAGCTCGAGCGGACTCCGCCCGGTCAGGCCACCCGAAATCTCGAACAACCGCCGGGCGGCTTCATTGCTCACTACGACACGGGCCGCCAGATCGAACACGACAACCCCCGCGCTCATGGCCGCGATGATCGTTTCGGTCCTGCGCTTGTCCTCCTCCAATTCAGCGATCTTGAGTTTCAATTTTCTGGCCATCGCATTCAGCGCTGATCCCACGATCGCAAGATCTCTGTCTCCCGAAACCGGGATATCACTGTCGAGATTGCCTACCGCGAGAGAGCGTGAAGCTTCAGCCAGGCGCTGAAGCGGCCTCGATACGAAGGCGTAGACCATGTAACCGAACACAAGCGTCATCCCCGCGCAAACCAGAATCGACAACAGGAGACGCTGCCGCAGACCGGAGATGAG
The genomic region above belongs to Terriglobia bacterium and contains:
- the purU gene encoding formyltetrahydrofolate deformylase, with translation MSADLTQFIYKHEGQILYHDQYVDPETRHYYTCLEWDLSHFTISDDEMTDHLRTFIGNEPDSEWSLHYSDQILRMAIFVSKDPACLYDVLAHSHSGEWKVEVPLVVSNHPDLEAAAARFGVEFRAFSLTRQNKAAVEEEQIALLRKHRIDFVVLARYMQILTGRLIQAYPNRIINIHHAFLPAFPGARPYHAARQRGVKMIGATSHYVSEELDTGPIIEQSVMRVSHRNSVQDLIRLGRNIEKTVLSQAIWSHIRRKIIVHDGRTIVFD
- a CDS encoding ATP-binding protein, whose protein sequence is MDLRLHSRLVALNIAAIAAATLIVGYFFFGGSLRNTFESEIQQQLYRSATLAKAYMRTQTAISDPVDFANNIAGLLGVRVTIIAPDGKVVGDSEVSRENLASVANHSDRPEVIDALRTGRGSAVRSSATIGVPFIYVANKLDDGRILRIAMPMSNLEALISGLRQRLLLSILVCAGMTLVFGYMVYAFVSRPLQRLAEASRSLAVGNLDSDIPVSGDRDLAIVGSALNAMARKLKLKIAELEEDKRRTETIIAAMSAGVVVFDLAARVVVSNEAARRLFEISGGLTGRSPLELLRNPGVEMMIRATLKGEAGPAIEVVTGSGRVLLARAAPVRTAAGSTELAVMAVHDLTEIRRSEKMRKEFVANVSHEFKTPLTAIRGFAETLLSEPASNSGMSQEFLSAIERNSALLQALVDDLLVLAKLESEPPVERESVHIRQIIDELVRLRSQQLQEKHIQVEVECEPAEICVDGARLTRAVSNLLDNAIHYNRDKGSIRITGGPTSKGFELAVSDTGAGIPRGDLPRVFERFYRVEKSRVRSAGGTGLGLAIVKHAVESQGGTVSVSSRLGSGSTFRIVLPD